One window from the genome of Fulvivirga lutea encodes:
- a CDS encoding 6-phosphofructokinase produces MATKKLLVLTGGGDCPGLNAVIRGIVKRASREGNWEVIGSIEAFNGVLNTPQRLMKLNGETTAGIHVKGGTILKTTNKGNPFEYAVENESGEVVVTDRSDELVKKIKELGVEAVINIGGDGSQRISQQLFEMGLNIVGVPKTIDNDLSATDFTFGFRTAVQIATDSFDKLVTTAESHHRVMIMEVMGRNAGWIALHTAMAGGAEVCLIPEIPYDIDKVVQRINERYEDGRGFVNIVIAEGAKPKDGTVTAEESDEVGYGNLRLRGVAFVLSEQLKKAGCKADIREMVLGHTQRGGTPIAFDRILATMFGVKAFEMVLNKEYGKMTSYRNNKITSVNIKEAISTYNLVDKNSFMVEAARGIGMSFGD; encoded by the coding sequence ATGGCTACAAAGAAATTGTTGGTTCTAACCGGTGGAGGTGATTGTCCTGGTTTAAATGCGGTAATCCGTGGAATTGTAAAAAGAGCTAGTCGCGAAGGTAACTGGGAGGTAATTGGTAGCATCGAGGCTTTTAATGGAGTACTGAATACACCTCAGAGGCTCATGAAGTTAAATGGAGAAACTACGGCTGGAATTCATGTGAAGGGTGGAACCATTCTAAAAACAACGAATAAAGGGAATCCTTTTGAATATGCAGTGGAAAATGAGAGTGGCGAAGTAGTGGTTACAGATCGCTCGGATGAGCTTGTAAAAAAAATTAAAGAACTAGGTGTTGAGGCGGTTATAAATATCGGTGGGGATGGGTCGCAGCGAATTTCTCAGCAGCTCTTTGAAATGGGGTTAAACATTGTAGGTGTTCCTAAAACAATCGACAATGACCTATCGGCTACAGATTTTACCTTCGGTTTTCGTACCGCTGTGCAAATTGCTACTGATAGTTTTGATAAACTGGTAACTACTGCTGAGAGTCACCATCGCGTAATGATCATGGAAGTGATGGGCCGCAATGCGGGGTGGATTGCCCTACATACAGCTATGGCCGGTGGTGCCGAAGTCTGTTTAATTCCTGAAATTCCCTATGATATTGACAAAGTAGTTCAGCGAATTAATGAAAGGTATGAAGATGGTAGAGGATTTGTAAACATTGTAATAGCAGAAGGTGCAAAGCCAAAAGATGGAACAGTTACCGCGGAAGAAAGTGATGAAGTGGGTTATGGCAATTTAAGGTTGAGAGGAGTGGCCTTTGTGTTATCGGAACAATTAAAGAAAGCGGGCTGCAAAGCTGATATTCGAGAAATGGTGTTGGGTCATACTCAAAGAGGAGGAACACCCATCGCTTTTGATAGAATTTTGGCTACCATGTTTGGAGTCAAAGCATTTGAGATGGTATTGAATAAAGAATACGGTAAAATGACTTCGTATCGAAACAATAAAATCACTTCGGTGAACATAAAAGAGGCGATAAGCACTTATAACCTGGTGGATAAAAATTCTTTCATGGTAGAAGCAGCAAGAGGTATTGGTATGTCATTTGGTGATTAG
- a CDS encoding 7TM diverse intracellular signaling domain-containing protein — translation MRSVLFIIGFFFLLSEHTVAQQPVKLQGQEEINLNFHFYYFIDETGSLTKEEVELREFEPVPSTGLRTNASEQAIWLKLKVLNTHHENQSYYLQFVDPTIYKLLLHDEDQVFRSGIGFHPTERFINSHKHSFFLKQAPEVEKEYLIKATAAIKITLDAKLIKHDVYTERISKERFFLGLFYGGMIILFIYSVLLLITTGQRMFAYYAGYIFFVALLTGAGDGITGEFLHAWVRWKEGYQDAASAVASNVLGVMFMIMFLDVKKWSSVFYKLNVGFMFLVGISGIILLQLEHDIIFDLLGLYGIIQVLLMVSTSIQAKRKNVPQAGYFLVAYILFGFFIVWFILSLFRILPYGFISQYAIHLGYGISVIVLSYGVGVRINSYYKKLLKKEQEEQELIKRKNEELEQQVAIRTEFLAEKEGNLRSIIDNNTNAIWLVNNKYELIDYNNIFAKGWEAAYDQKLELGKSIIDQMPVQNLKVQWKVRYDTTMEGKPGTYYDQYIIGNKTRHYEIKTFPIFQDDEVRGVSLFSADITERIEWQNKLENQNLMLKKVNQELDSFVYSASHDLKAPLASVLGLINISRLEQNPKEKEKYYTMMETSIKRLDQFIKDIIDYSRNARTENVREKVDLKSVMANVFEDLRYIYEKEKVDVQLNIDQKAELYSDPMRLKVIVRNILSNALKYGCIKPKKNIIEIDASISKKKVNISIKDYGPGIDKVHHDQLFDMFYRASESTSGTGLGLYIVKETVTKLGGRVSVSSEPKKGTTFSLFLPNEINNES, via the coding sequence ATGCGTTCAGTTCTGTTCATAATTGGCTTTTTCTTTTTACTATCGGAACATACCGTAGCACAACAGCCTGTAAAATTACAAGGGCAGGAAGAAATCAATTTGAACTTTCATTTTTATTACTTTATCGATGAAACCGGTTCATTGACAAAAGAGGAAGTGGAGCTTCGAGAATTTGAACCTGTACCCTCTACCGGGCTTCGAACAAATGCCTCTGAACAGGCAATATGGCTCAAACTAAAGGTATTGAACACGCACCACGAGAATCAGAGTTATTACCTACAGTTTGTAGACCCTACAATTTATAAACTCTTGCTGCATGATGAAGATCAGGTATTTCGGTCCGGCATAGGTTTTCATCCCACAGAGCGGTTTATTAATAGCCACAAACACAGTTTCTTCTTAAAACAGGCACCCGAAGTTGAAAAAGAGTATTTGATAAAGGCTACTGCTGCCATTAAAATTACCCTGGATGCCAAACTGATTAAGCATGATGTTTACACGGAGCGCATAAGTAAAGAGCGGTTTTTTCTTGGCCTTTTTTATGGAGGAATGATCATACTTTTCATTTATAGTGTGCTGCTTCTTATAACTACAGGTCAGAGAATGTTTGCCTACTATGCAGGGTATATCTTTTTTGTGGCTCTACTCACAGGTGCTGGCGATGGAATTACAGGAGAATTCTTGCATGCCTGGGTAAGGTGGAAAGAGGGTTATCAGGATGCAGCCTCGGCAGTAGCATCAAATGTGCTGGGCGTTATGTTTATGATTATGTTTTTAGATGTTAAGAAATGGTCGTCCGTTTTCTATAAGTTGAATGTAGGCTTCATGTTTCTGGTGGGCATAAGTGGGATTATCCTTCTTCAACTAGAACACGATATTATTTTTGACCTGTTAGGACTTTATGGTATTATTCAGGTTTTGTTGATGGTGTCCACATCAATTCAGGCAAAAAGAAAAAATGTACCACAGGCTGGCTATTTTCTGGTAGCTTATATATTGTTTGGGTTTTTTATCGTATGGTTTATTCTCAGTCTTTTCAGAATTCTGCCTTACGGTTTTATTTCACAATATGCCATACATCTGGGGTATGGTATCAGCGTAATAGTTTTGTCTTATGGAGTAGGGGTAAGAATAAATTCGTACTATAAAAAACTACTTAAAAAGGAACAGGAAGAGCAAGAGCTTATCAAAAGAAAGAACGAAGAATTAGAGCAGCAGGTGGCCATCAGAACGGAGTTTTTAGCTGAAAAGGAAGGTAATCTCCGGTCTATCATTGACAATAACACCAATGCTATTTGGCTAGTTAACAATAAGTATGAGTTAATAGACTACAATAACATTTTTGCAAAAGGTTGGGAGGCAGCGTATGATCAGAAGCTTGAACTAGGCAAAAGCATCATTGACCAAATGCCAGTGCAAAACCTTAAAGTTCAGTGGAAAGTACGTTACGATACCACTATGGAAGGCAAACCCGGAACTTATTATGATCAATACATAATAGGCAATAAAACCCGGCACTACGAAATTAAAACCTTTCCAATTTTTCAGGACGATGAAGTGCGGGGAGTTTCATTGTTTTCAGCAGATATAACTGAGCGAATTGAGTGGCAAAACAAGCTTGAAAATCAAAACTTAATGCTTAAGAAGGTGAATCAGGAGCTTGACAGTTTTGTCTATAGCGCCTCGCATGATTTAAAGGCTCCCTTGGCTTCTGTCTTAGGTCTGATTAATATTTCCAGATTAGAGCAAAACCCTAAAGAGAAGGAAAAATATTACACTATGATGGAGACTTCCATCAAAAGGCTCGATCAGTTTATTAAGGATATTATTGACTACTCACGTAATGCCAGAACGGAGAATGTGCGCGAAAAGGTAGACCTGAAAAGTGTTATGGCTAATGTATTTGAAGACCTGAGGTACATCTATGAGAAAGAAAAAGTAGACGTTCAATTGAACATTGATCAAAAGGCTGAATTGTATTCAGACCCAATGCGGTTGAAAGTGATAGTAAGGAATATATTGAGCAACGCATTGAAATACGGCTGCATTAAACCCAAAAAGAATATCATTGAAATAGACGCCAGTATAAGTAAGAAAAAGGTAAACATTAGTATTAAAGATTATGGCCCTGGTATAGACAAGGTGCACCATGATCAATTATTTGACATGTTCTACCGAGCGAGTGAAAGCACTTCGGGCACTGGTTTAGGGCTTTATATTGTTAAAGAAACGGTTACTAAACTTGGAGGAAGGGTAAGTGTTTCTTCGGAGCCAAAGAAAGGAACTACTTTTAGTTTGTTTTTACCAAATGAAATTAACAATGAATCTTAG
- the msrA gene encoding peptide-methionine (S)-S-oxide reductase MsrA, producing the protein MSKAIFGAGCFWCIEAVFQQIKGVSNIQSGYMGGKVKNPSYREVCGGLTGHAEIIQFDFDPAVVSYKELLEIFWKTHDPTTLNRQGADVGTQYRSVVFYLDEEQKELAQAYKQKLNEANAFGNPVVTEISAAKEFYPAEDYHQNYYNDNKDQPYCTFVVKPKVDKVKSVFAEKLK; encoded by the coding sequence ATGAGCAAAGCAATTTTCGGAGCGGGCTGTTTTTGGTGTATCGAAGCAGTTTTCCAGCAAATCAAAGGGGTTTCTAATATCCAGTCAGGATACATGGGCGGGAAAGTAAAAAACCCATCCTATAGGGAGGTATGTGGTGGTCTGACGGGCCATGCAGAGATTATTCAATTTGATTTTGATCCGGCAGTAGTTAGCTACAAAGAGTTGTTGGAAATATTCTGGAAAACGCATGATCCTACCACTTTGAACAGACAAGGGGCAGATGTTGGAACTCAGTATAGATCGGTTGTTTTTTATTTGGATGAGGAGCAAAAAGAACTGGCACAGGCTTACAAACAAAAGTTAAACGAGGCCAATGCATTTGGTAATCCTGTTGTAACTGAAATAAGTGCTGCCAAAGAGTTTTATCCAGCTGAAGATTATCATCAAAATTATTACAACGACAATAAAGACCAGCCTTACTGCACTTTTGTAGTAAAGCCTAAAGTTGATAAAGTGAAATCTGTATTTGCTGAGAAACTAAAATAG